A region from the Desulfobotulus mexicanus genome encodes:
- a CDS encoding sigma-54 interaction domain-containing protein, which produces MMSHLSMDDVLYSKENLSRVLDNLDTGIVAHDTERRIFVFNREAERMTGFLRDEVIGKDCHEVFGAPLCGSRCSFCDGSSFEGDHKAYPLNLVSRSGEVLQVEMSVTAMKRSDGSLWGVMAAMRDVTDLFNLRLRAEDMGRFSGIIGNDPKMLQIFQQIRDVSQYDFPVHITGDTGTGKELVAAAIHNESPRSAKPFVPINCGALPEGLIESELFGHVKGSFTGAVRDKKGRFELADGGTVFLDEVAELSKYMQVKLLRFLQEGTFERVGGEQTLQVNTRIVSATNRDLKKEVAKGDFRDDLYYRLNVVPIKLPPLKERRNDIALLAHHFMEEAARQYPHTSPRISREALGMFMDYSWPGNVRELQNAVRFAIVKSGGGEIGPVDLPHEIRGEVELKSRRGPARKLEPDTVAQVLLRTDGNKAKAAKLLGVGRATLYRFLRDYPDLYTGS; this is translated from the coding sequence ATGATGAGCCATCTATCTATGGATGATGTTTTATATTCAAAGGAAAATCTCTCCCGTGTTCTCGATAACCTGGACACGGGGATTGTCGCCCATGATACCGAACGCAGAATTTTTGTGTTCAACCGGGAGGCGGAGCGGATGACGGGCTTTCTGCGGGATGAAGTCATTGGAAAAGACTGTCATGAGGTTTTTGGCGCTCCCCTCTGCGGCAGCCGCTGCTCCTTTTGTGACGGCAGTTCCTTTGAAGGTGATCACAAGGCCTATCCCCTGAATCTGGTATCCCGCTCCGGTGAGGTTCTGCAGGTGGAAATGAGTGTTACTGCCATGAAGCGGTCAGACGGCTCCCTCTGGGGAGTTATGGCAGCCATGCGGGATGTGACGGATCTTTTCAATTTGCGTCTCCGGGCTGAGGATATGGGACGATTTTCCGGTATTATAGGAAATGATCCCAAAATGCTTCAGATTTTCCAGCAGATCCGGGACGTGTCCCAGTACGATTTTCCCGTACATATCACAGGGGATACGGGAACGGGAAAGGAGCTTGTGGCTGCGGCCATACACAATGAAAGCCCCAGATCCGCAAAACCCTTTGTTCCCATCAATTGTGGAGCCCTGCCAGAGGGTCTCATTGAGTCCGAGCTGTTCGGCCATGTGAAAGGCTCCTTTACCGGAGCTGTCCGGGATAAAAAAGGGCGTTTTGAACTGGCCGACGGGGGAACTGTTTTTCTGGATGAAGTGGCTGAGCTTTCCAAATACATGCAGGTAAAACTTCTGCGTTTTCTGCAGGAAGGCACCTTTGAGCGGGTGGGTGGAGAACAGACCCTGCAGGTGAACACCCGGATAGTATCCGCAACCAACAGGGATCTGAAAAAAGAGGTGGCAAAGGGAGATTTCAGGGACGATCTTTACTATCGCCTGAATGTGGTGCCAATAAAGCTGCCCCCCCTTAAGGAAAGGCGCAATGACATTGCCCTTCTGGCCCACCACTTCATGGAGGAGGCTGCCCGGCAGTATCCCCACACCTCGCCTAGAATTTCCAGGGAAGCCTTAGGCATGTTCATGGATTATTCCTGGCCCGGCAATGTCCGTGAGTTGCAGAATGCGGTACGCTTTGCCATAGTAAAATCCGGCGGAGGCGAAATAGGACCTGTGGATCTGCCCCATGAGATCCGGGGTGAAGTGGAGCTGAAATCCCGAAGAGGCCCCGCCCGCAAGCTGGAACCGGATACTGTGGCCCAGGTGCTTCTACGTACCGATGGAAACAAGGCCAAAGCTGCCAAGCTCCTTGGGGTAGGCAGGGCAACCCTTTACCGCTTTCTTAGGGATTATCCGGATCTGTATACAGGCTCATAA
- a CDS encoding hydantoinase/oxoprolinase family protein codes for MDRYGIGMDTGGTFTDAALMDLDTGKVLATAKTPTTHQDLQLCLDRVLQLLSQNADFDAKKVTLVAVSSTLATNSIVEGQGADVGLFVIGLDKHLELPVAGIRQVTGGHTVTGEEETPLDVEGLLEGVLFFRGNVDAYAVISAMSFANPTHEKVAAKAIQLVDAKPVFCSHEVSARPGFDARAATTVLNARLMPKMQAFLEGVSLTLSKHGLEKGLRVVCGDGRCMDAKEAVHQAASTVASGPAATAWFGAGFSKKGQALVVDVGGTTTDITRIRNGSPLVNTEGSRIGNWETHVPAVSMYTVGAGGDSFVRTDRKGMLIGPERAVPLCMAGDIPPPSKWMDGKENASCLRAVAGSGEEDVIYKLLLSHGPMGRGRLAELTGLPDMVLKDRMAAGLQKGYIESVGFTPTDALHVLGLLDFGLKEASLEGASILARVLNMNVEDFCREVLDRVAADIEDAIIDFLVRLETGKSFSAFWPDRRKHEILEAGFRLKGPLVGIGAAASFLLPEVARSLGTELILPEHHGVGNAIGALRIALAAGEVQENPTA; via the coding sequence ATGGATCGTTACGGAATCGGCATGGATACAGGCGGAACCTTTACGGATGCCGCTTTGATGGATCTGGATACAGGCAAGGTGCTGGCCACGGCTAAAACGCCAACCACGCATCAGGATCTTCAGCTATGTCTGGACAGGGTGCTGCAGCTTCTCAGCCAGAACGCAGACTTTGATGCAAAAAAAGTAACATTGGTTGCGGTTTCCTCCACCCTTGCCACCAACAGTATAGTGGAAGGTCAGGGAGCGGATGTGGGGCTTTTTGTCATTGGGCTGGACAAGCATCTGGAGCTGCCCGTTGCAGGTATCCGTCAGGTGACGGGCGGACATACTGTTACAGGAGAAGAGGAAACACCGCTGGATGTGGAAGGGCTGCTGGAGGGTGTTCTTTTTTTCCGGGGTAATGTGGATGCCTATGCAGTGATCTCCGCCATGAGTTTTGCCAATCCCACCCACGAAAAAGTGGCTGCCAAAGCCATTCAGCTGGTGGATGCCAAACCCGTATTCTGCTCCCACGAAGTCAGCGCCCGCCCCGGTTTTGATGCCCGTGCCGCCACCACCGTTCTGAATGCCCGCCTGATGCCGAAAATGCAGGCTTTTCTTGAAGGTGTTTCCCTTACCCTTTCAAAACACGGGCTGGAAAAAGGACTGCGTGTGGTATGCGGAGATGGCAGGTGCATGGATGCGAAAGAGGCTGTGCATCAGGCTGCCAGCACCGTGGCCAGCGGGCCTGCGGCTACGGCCTGGTTTGGTGCAGGTTTTTCGAAAAAAGGTCAGGCCCTGGTGGTGGACGTGGGAGGAACCACAACGGACATTACCCGCATCCGCAATGGCAGCCCCCTTGTCAATACCGAAGGCAGCCGCATTGGAAACTGGGAAACCCATGTGCCTGCCGTTTCCATGTATACGGTGGGTGCAGGTGGAGATTCCTTTGTGCGGACAGACAGAAAAGGTATGCTGATTGGCCCGGAAAGGGCTGTTCCCCTCTGCATGGCAGGGGATATCCCTCCGCCTTCGAAGTGGATGGATGGAAAAGAAAATGCTTCCTGCCTCCGGGCTGTGGCAGGAAGCGGTGAAGAAGATGTCATTTATAAACTTCTTCTCAGTCATGGTCCCATGGGGCGGGGAAGACTGGCAGAGCTTACGGGACTTCCGGATATGGTTTTAAAAGACCGTATGGCTGCAGGGCTTCAGAAGGGATACATAGAAAGCGTGGGCTTTACGCCTACGGATGCACTCCATGTGCTGGGGCTTCTGGATTTTGGCCTGAAAGAGGCCTCCCTTGAGGGTGCCAGCATCCTTGCCCGTGTTCTGAATATGAATGTGGAAGATTTCTGCAGGGAAGTGCTGGACCGGGTGGCGGCAGATATTGAAGATGCCATAATTGATTTTCTTGTGCGTCTGGAAACGGGGAAAAGTTTTTCAGCTTTCTGGCCTGACCGGAGAAAGCATGAAATCCTTGAGGCAGGCTTCCGGCTGAAGGGCCCTCTGGTGGGAATCGGGGCTGCGGCATCTTTCCTTTTACCGGAAGTAGCCCGGTCTCTGGGAACGGAGCTGATTCTGCCGGAACACCATGGTGTAGGAAATGCCATTGGTGCCCTTCGCATCGCCCTTGCGGCTGGGGAAGTGCAGGAAAATCCCACAGCCTGA
- a CDS encoding SGNH/GDSL hydrolase family protein yields MQQDRKIRTAFVGDSILYGWAVAPEAACWQVFQALTGFDVVSEGGFNPMALPGGTLPDLVTRTPRLVERYRPDLVFVCAGANHYDGDGTLSWPYGMGEKELFVLYKRLFSDLKGAGVRVVWLGLPPFEACGADQKIPLDLSEKIASFCSHVAGDTRYFIEDMLKDPSWNARGGRFYDNLALDVHPNSAGQVCIAQSCVAWVREAGIL; encoded by the coding sequence ATGCAGCAGGACAGGAAAATACGGACGGCTTTTGTGGGAGATTCCATTCTGTACGGCTGGGCCGTGGCACCGGAGGCTGCCTGTTGGCAGGTTTTTCAGGCCCTCACCGGTTTTGATGTGGTATCGGAAGGAGGTTTTAATCCCATGGCCCTGCCCGGCGGCACTCTGCCGGATCTGGTTACCCGGACACCCCGGCTTGTGGAACGCTACCGGCCGGATCTGGTTTTTGTCTGTGCCGGAGCCAATCATTATGATGGTGACGGAACCCTGAGCTGGCCCTATGGCATGGGAGAAAAAGAGCTTTTTGTTCTTTATAAAAGACTGTTTTCTGACCTTAAGGGGGCAGGTGTCCGGGTTGTCTGGCTGGGTCTTCCGCCCTTTGAGGCCTGCGGTGCGGATCAGAAAATTCCCCTGGATCTTTCCGAAAAGATCGCATCCTTTTGTTCCCATGTGGCAGGGGACACCCGCTATTTCATTGAGGACATGCTGAAAGATCCCTCGTGGAACGCCAGAGGTGGCCGTTTTTATGACAATCTGGCACTGGATGTTCATCCCAACAGTGCAGGACAGGTATGTATAGCCCAGAGCTGTGTCGCATGGGTTCGGGAGGCAGGGATCTTATAA
- a CDS encoding AbrB/MazE/SpoVT family DNA-binding domain-containing protein, protein MATLIKIGNSQGIRIPKALIEQAGLEERQLEFKITDNGLLIKPVKENREGWKEAFDKAITSKEMFESDQDWLDAPSVDKGHWEMVTCKNSL, encoded by the coding sequence ATGGCAACTTTAATAAAAATAGGGAATTCACAAGGTATCCGCATTCCAAAGGCGCTCATTGAGCAGGCAGGGTTGGAAGAAAGGCAACTGGAGTTCAAAATCACAGACAACGGTCTCTTAATAAAGCCTGTCAAGGAAAACAGAGAAGGCTGGAAAGAGGCTTTTGATAAAGCCATTACATCAAAAGAAATGTTCGAATCGGACCAAGACTGGCTGGATGCTCCTTCGGTAGATAAAGGTCACTGGGAAATGGTGACCTGCAAAAACTCCTTATAA
- a CDS encoding DUF4435 domain-containing protein, producing MKETSNMRIAGSPYPASVDEIMATLRHSSLPTLIVEGGDDVIVYREIENRLSHMGISVFPAHGRPNVLELFRRRNELSATLKLAFVADRDTWVHTGIPREYSQNCLIFTHGYSIENDVYVDGRLWKLLGKKERFCHELAEILDWYALALSRHLSDQTLSISDHVNAILDCSHEKKEERLRLTEGEAWPHALRTLLWKKYFFLLRGKTLMALLIRNLKGQKIPYNDKALLHSVSIRPGKFLKKISSDVERCFETMGVER from the coding sequence ATGAAGGAGACCAGTAACATGCGCATTGCAGGAAGTCCCTATCCCGCATCTGTGGATGAAATCATGGCAACGCTCCGGCACTCCTCACTTCCCACCCTCATTGTTGAAGGGGGAGACGATGTGATTGTATACAGAGAAATCGAAAACCGTTTATCCCATATGGGAATATCGGTTTTTCCCGCCCATGGGAGGCCCAATGTGCTTGAGCTTTTCAGGCGCAGAAACGAACTTTCGGCCACGCTGAAGCTTGCCTTTGTCGCAGACAGAGACACTTGGGTGCATACGGGCATCCCGCGGGAATATTCCCAAAACTGCCTGATATTCACCCACGGCTATTCCATTGAAAATGATGTGTATGTGGATGGCCGCCTCTGGAAACTCTTGGGGAAAAAAGAGCGGTTCTGCCATGAACTTGCAGAAATCCTTGACTGGTACGCCCTTGCCTTATCCCGCCACCTTTCCGATCAGACGCTTTCCATCTCTGACCATGTAAACGCTATCCTTGATTGCAGCCATGAAAAGAAAGAAGAACGGCTTCGTCTGACGGAGGGTGAAGCCTGGCCCCATGCACTAAGGACGCTTCTTTGGAAAAAATACTTTTTCCTGCTTCGGGGTAAAACCCTGATGGCTTTGCTGATCCGGAACCTCAAGGGCCAGAAAATTCCTTACAACGATAAAGCATTGCTGCATAGCGTCTCCATCAGACCTGGCAAGTTTCTGAAAAAAATATCTTCCGATGTTGAACGCTGCTTTGAGACCATGGGGGTTGAAAGATAG
- a CDS encoding AAA family ATPase — protein MKIQSLVLEGFLGQDKAIRINFNEDINIFTGRNGSGKTTLLKLLWYVLSGNLSLAMNEIPFKRAELKTSEYTCTLDRKRPTGRVEVLHHGSGARYLSEFLHDGERYLLSEKDQADTALFNIGSSLFLPTFRRIEGGFSIGRHRPGSKEHLTDDIGKSLSAFSRRLSNDKHSLVLSIGTHDIEKLLIKEYASRSEELNSLKMGYSDNFKKAIKDLENYMVEFKKEFHKTQKRKKKNSSNPLAEEPSISPVEMKLLEAAKKEMEELETFTEKIMQPFNVIKEIVSSIMQHSGIRLDSTLTIGEAAKAIHSEFLSAGEKQLFSFIAYNSFFQNAVILIDEPELSLHVDWQRQLFSILVKQQSSNQFIVATHSPFIYAKYPDKETLLGMDHGNEGDQ, from the coding sequence ATGAAGATTCAGAGTCTTGTATTGGAGGGTTTTCTTGGACAGGACAAAGCCATCCGTATAAATTTTAACGAGGATATCAATATCTTCACAGGAAGAAACGGCTCTGGAAAAACCACCCTTCTCAAGCTTTTATGGTATGTCCTGAGCGGCAATCTTTCACTTGCCATGAACGAAATTCCCTTTAAAAGAGCAGAACTGAAAACCTCTGAATATACATGCACCTTAGACCGGAAACGTCCCACCGGCAGGGTCGAAGTGCTTCACCATGGCAGCGGCGCCCGCTATCTCTCCGAGTTCTTGCATGATGGTGAAAGATATCTCCTTTCTGAAAAAGATCAGGCAGATACAGCCCTTTTCAATATAGGATCTTCCCTGTTTCTTCCCACATTCAGAAGAATTGAAGGGGGCTTTTCCATTGGCAGACACAGACCCGGTTCCAAAGAGCACCTGACGGACGATATCGGCAAATCCCTGTCTGCTTTTTCCAGACGACTGTCCAACGATAAGCATTCTCTGGTTTTATCCATAGGCACCCATGACATCGAAAAGTTACTGATCAAGGAGTATGCCTCCCGTTCCGAGGAGCTCAATTCCCTTAAGATGGGATATTCAGACAATTTTAAAAAAGCCATCAAAGACCTTGAAAACTATATGGTCGAGTTTAAAAAAGAATTCCACAAAACACAGAAGCGTAAAAAAAAGAATAGCAGCAATCCCCTGGCAGAAGAACCATCCATATCGCCGGTTGAAATGAAGCTGCTTGAAGCCGCCAAAAAAGAAATGGAAGAACTGGAAACATTCACAGAAAAAATCATGCAACCCTTTAATGTTATCAAAGAAATTGTTTCCAGCATCATGCAGCACAGCGGCATCAGATTAGACAGCACACTCACCATCGGTGAGGCGGCAAAGGCCATCCATTCGGAGTTTCTTTCTGCCGGAGAAAAACAGCTTTTCAGCTTTATCGCCTATAATTCCTTTTTTCAAAATGCCGTTATCCTCATTGATGAGCCTGAACTGAGCCTGCATGTGGACTGGCAGCGCCAGCTTTTTTCCATTCTCGTAAAACAGCAGTCTTCCAATCAGTTCATCGTTGCAACCCATTCTCCCTTCATCTACGCCAAGTACCCGGACAAGGAAACGCTGCTGGGCATGGATCATGGCAATGAAGGAGACCAGTAA
- a CDS encoding helix-turn-helix transcriptional regulator produces the protein MGNTYRQCLILQMLPREPLCTDTASLERRLREKGIEVHRRTIQRDLEELSRVFPIACNDNEKPYGWFWSINAEAIHLPQMNPITAFSFRMIEAFLHSVMPPAALKTLEPHFSEASNILDAVRAESFRSWPDKVKILSRTQPLKPPHIDAAILNTVYEGLMDGKRIQASYRKRGEEASTDYTINPLGIVLLDSVIYLVCTMRDYQRMEDVRQLALHRFLSATLLEKPGLVPEGFSMQGYIDSGAFTYLQGNQPMALEFLMEKSVATHLFETPLSEDQRITPHDELRVKVEATVLDTAQIRWWLLGFGEFVQVMKPEKLREAFGSRVKKMHSMYA, from the coding sequence ATGGGTAATACCTACCGCCAGTGCCTTATTCTGCAGATGCTTCCAAGGGAGCCACTATGTACAGACACGGCAAGCCTTGAACGCAGACTTCGGGAAAAAGGGATTGAGGTTCATCGAAGAACCATTCAGAGGGATCTGGAAGAGCTTTCGCGGGTTTTTCCAATCGCCTGCAATGACAACGAAAAGCCCTACGGCTGGTTCTGGAGCATAAATGCAGAGGCCATCCATTTGCCCCAGATGAATCCGATCACAGCCTTTTCTTTTCGCATGATAGAGGCTTTTCTCCATTCGGTTATGCCTCCTGCGGCCCTGAAGACTCTGGAGCCCCATTTCAGTGAAGCTTCCAATATTCTGGATGCTGTCCGGGCCGAATCCTTCCGTTCCTGGCCGGACAAGGTGAAAATATTAAGCCGCACCCAGCCCCTGAAACCGCCCCACATTGATGCCGCCATTCTGAATACGGTCTATGAAGGCCTTATGGATGGAAAACGCATTCAGGCCAGCTATAGAAAACGGGGCGAAGAAGCCTCCACAGATTACACCATCAACCCTCTGGGTATCGTGCTGCTGGATTCGGTGATTTACCTTGTCTGTACCATGCGGGACTACCAGCGCATGGAGGACGTGCGCCAGCTTGCCCTGCACCGCTTTCTTTCTGCAACCCTTCTGGAGAAGCCGGGTCTTGTTCCCGAAGGTTTTTCCATGCAGGGCTACATTGACAGCGGAGCCTTCACCTATCTTCAGGGAAACCAGCCCATGGCCCTTGAATTTCTGATGGAAAAATCCGTGGCAACCCATCTCTTTGAAACCCCCCTTTCCGAAGATCAGCGCATCACGCCCCATGATGAATTGAGGGTGAAGGTTGAAGCCACGGTGCTGGATACGGCCCAGATTCGCTGGTGGCTGCTGGGTTTTGGTGAGTTTGTTCAGGTGATGAAGCCGGAAAAGCTGAGGGAGGCGTTTGGCAGCAGGGTTAAAAAAATGCACTCCATGTATGCCTGA
- a CDS encoding FYVE zinc finger domain-containing protein — MTIKHLGEVCPNCKKDFDLLSLPVTCAMCHGIMHRTCTKDSFILERLDKLNFNKDRICYTCLEKFKAEIKKDEKLQNIITAYEKGYSSGYDAGFVAGRNTRPPFLKGIKQ, encoded by the coding sequence ATGACCATTAAGCATCTTGGAGAGGTCTGCCCCAATTGTAAAAAGGATTTTGACCTCCTGTCTCTGCCCGTTACCTGTGCCATGTGCCATGGAATAATGCACAGAACCTGCACCAAAGATTCTTTCATACTTGAACGCCTGGACAAACTGAATTTCAATAAAGACCGAATTTGCTATACCTGTTTGGAAAAATTTAAGGCAGAAATTAAAAAAGATGAAAAATTACAGAATATTATTACGGCCTATGAAAAAGGATACTCAAGCGGGTACGATGCTGGATTTGTTGCCGGAAGAAATACAAGGCCGCCGTTTCTAAAAGGTATCAAGCAGTAA
- a CDS encoding DUF1643 domain-containing protein gives MEQNNNYKLLEKPVTNPKHDRSRVISIAIKSNCGQYRYVLKRIWNTELEVGAFLCANPSKADHLLYDETVFKCNNLAVQWNWGGFYILNLYPHYSTDPKKKKQTLDTDIKNSHYIKKISERVSIFVLACGNGHKIRTSKLIEGISKEKLFCLRINKGGGFLHPSRINPEEFDRPIRVFGEEAYR, from the coding sequence ATGGAACAAAATAATAACTATAAGCTCTTGGAGAAGCCCGTGACTAATCCGAAGCATGATCGGTCCAGAGTTATCTCTATAGCCATTAAATCTAATTGTGGTCAGTATCGCTATGTCCTCAAGCGTATCTGGAATACAGAATTAGAAGTAGGAGCGTTTCTGTGCGCAAACCCATCCAAAGCAGACCACCTTTTATATGATGAAACAGTGTTTAAATGTAATAATCTTGCGGTACAGTGGAACTGGGGCGGCTTCTATATCCTCAATCTCTATCCGCACTACTCAACTGATCCAAAAAAAAAGAAGCAAACTCTTGATACAGACATAAAAAATTCGCACTATATAAAAAAAATTTCTGAAAGAGTAAGTATTTTTGTTTTAGCCTGTGGGAATGGGCATAAAATAAGAACAAGCAAACTCATCGAGGGTATCTCGAAGGAAAAGCTTTTCTGTCTTCGAATTAACAAAGGTGGTGGTTTTCTTCATCCTTCTCGTATAAATCCAGAAGAGTTTGATCGACCAATAAGGGTGTTCGGTGAGGAAGCTTATAGATAA
- the purF gene encoding amidophosphoribosyltransferase gives MTSQRPREACGIFGVHQHPDAAQLCYFGLYALQHRGQESGGIAVSRDKTILCHKGMGLVPDIFKKQEILSLGGGTGIGHVRYSTTGGSNILNAQPFVVQHKGRHYALAHNGNLVNAHILKRELEDEGSIFQTTMDSEIAIHLFIKNLKNATLEEALSRTALRLEGAYSFVASTSHGELIGMKDPNGFRPLCLGKLNGRYVLASETCALDLVQAEFIRELDPGEIVIIHEDGIRSFNPHPAPKRHFCIFEYIYFARPDSTIFEKNVYETRKAHGKALALEAPVRADLVMPFPDSGMYAAIGYAEASGIPFEMGMIRNHYVGRTFIQPTQEMRDFSVRVKLNPVKEVLRGKDIIIIEDSIIRGTTAKTRVKALRELGVNKVHMRISCPPHRFPCVYGIDFSSKGELIAASKTVEELRDYLGLDSLHYLSIEGLVKATGIEKKGDGFCMACFDGKYPVSFDSSLTKGCLEG, from the coding sequence ATGACCAGCCAGCGCCCCAGAGAAGCCTGCGGAATCTTCGGTGTCCATCAGCATCCCGATGCCGCCCAGCTCTGTTATTTCGGACTCTACGCCCTGCAGCACAGGGGCCAGGAAAGCGGCGGTATTGCCGTCAGCCGTGACAAAACCATCCTCTGCCACAAGGGCATGGGGCTGGTTCCGGATATCTTCAAAAAACAGGAAATCCTCTCTCTGGGCGGTGGCACGGGCATCGGCCATGTGCGCTATTCCACCACAGGCGGCTCCAACATCCTCAATGCACAGCCCTTTGTGGTGCAGCACAAGGGCAGGCACTACGCCCTTGCCCACAACGGTAACCTCGTCAATGCCCATATTCTCAAACGGGAACTGGAGGATGAAGGCTCCATCTTCCAGACCACCATGGATTCGGAAATAGCCATCCATCTTTTCATCAAGAACCTGAAAAACGCCACTTTGGAAGAAGCACTGTCCCGCACGGCTCTGCGCCTCGAAGGGGCCTACTCCTTTGTGGCCTCCACCAGCCACGGGGAGCTCATCGGCATGAAAGACCCCAACGGCTTCAGACCCTTATGTCTTGGAAAACTCAACGGCCGCTATGTGCTGGCCTCGGAAACCTGCGCTCTGGATCTCGTGCAGGCGGAGTTCATCCGGGAGCTGGACCCCGGCGAGATTGTCATCATACATGAGGACGGCATCCGCTCCTTTAATCCCCATCCGGCACCCAAAAGGCATTTCTGCATTTTCGAGTACATTTATTTCGCCCGGCCGGATTCCACCATCTTTGAAAAAAATGTCTACGAAACCCGCAAGGCCCACGGCAAAGCTTTGGCACTTGAGGCACCGGTAAGGGCGGATCTGGTCATGCCCTTTCCCGACTCCGGCATGTATGCGGCCATCGGCTACGCCGAAGCCTCGGGCATTCCCTTTGAAATGGGCATGATCCGCAACCACTATGTGGGCCGTACCTTTATTCAGCCCACTCAGGAGATGCGGGATTTCAGCGTTCGGGTGAAGCTCAATCCCGTAAAGGAAGTGCTCCGGGGAAAGGACATCATTATTATTGAAGATTCCATCATCCGGGGTACTACGGCCAAAACCCGCGTCAAAGCCCTGCGGGAGCTTGGGGTCAACAAGGTGCACATGCGCATCAGTTGCCCGCCCCACCGCTTTCCCTGTGTCTATGGCATTGATTTTTCCAGCAAGGGCGAGCTGATAGCAGCCAGCAAAACCGTAGAAGAGTTAAGGGATTATCTGGGGTTGGATTCCCTGCATTACCTTTCCATTGAGGGCCTTGTGAAGGCCACGGGGATTGAAAAAAAGGGGGATGGGTTCTGCATGGCCTGCTTTGACGGGAAGTATCCTGTGAGTTTTGATTCAAGTCTTACCAAGGGGTGTCTGGAGGGGTAG